TCTTTACAAGTAGACGTATAAATATATAATTTTTTTTCTATTTGAAGATATAAGCCAACTATTTCTTCAATATCTTCAGCACTCAATAAATTTTTCCAATCAGCTATAGGGAAATGGATTGAGTTATTTTCTATGTTAATTTTACAATATAGTGATAATTCATTTTTATTTTCATAGACTTTTTGAAGAGTGCTAGGATTTCTAAAACTAGCAATTATTTTTCCAGGAACTTCATTTTCTACAAAATCTTTTTTTAACCATTTTACTTTTCTATAAAAACCAATTTGATATCTATTTGGAATAAAATCTTCATTTGGATAAGTATTATATAAACAATTTTCATCAATAATAATTCCTAGTTTATAAATACCATCACATCTTGTCCAAATATAATCACCTTTTTTCATTCTATTAAAAAGAATATTAGTATATGTGATATATGATCTTGTTCTATAATTAGATTTTTTTAAACTTTCATAAATATGTTCTTTTATAGCATGAGCAGAAATATTAATATTTTCTAGTCCAAGTAAAAAATTTTCTTCTTTACTCCAACCAATTCCTACGAATTCTTTTTCAATCCATTTTTTAAAAGATTCTTTGTGTTCAACTAATTGACTACCAGGTTTACAATTTATTCTCCATATATTCATAGAAAATACCTCCTTTTATTTTTATATTTCCTATAACCTTGAACGTTAAAAAATCAAAATATCAGTTAATTCATTTTTTCTCTAGAGAGATTATATCATTTTTATTATTACCTTAAAATTATTAATTAAAATAAATAAAAAAAGGAACTAAGATTGACTTAGCTCCTTAAAGTTTCAAGACTAAACTAATTATCTAACTTTGATATTAGCTGCTTGAGGACCTTTTTGTCCTTCAATGATATCAAAAGTTACTTCTTCATTTTCATTTAAAGTTTTGAATCCTTCTTTTTGGATTTGAGAGAAGTGTGCAAATACATCTTTACCATCTTCACCTGTAATAAATCCAAATCCTTTTTCTTGATTAAACCATTTAACTGTACCTTTCATTGTGTACCTCCATAAAATATTATTGAACAATAGAACTCGTGACATTTTGATAGTAACTAAATTAGCTACCATGAAAATCTTAATAAACATAAAGGTATTTCTGAAAGAATACTTTAAATATTAAATCTCAAACTTCAAAACTCATAAATTTATTATTGCTATACAGGTAGTATACTACACTTTTCAATATTTGTACAGCTTTATTTTTATTGACAGAAGAAAAATGAAATAGTATAATATAAAGATAACAATAAAAAAACTATTAATACGTAGCAGGTGGGCAGCTTATAACCCATCTGCTTTTATTTTTTTAGGAGGAAAAAATGTTTAAATTAGATAAAAAATTTATAAAAACTTTGATGCTTTTAGCAATACCCATTATTTTACAAAGTTTAGTAACAGCATCATTAAATCTTCTTGATAATCTGATGATAGGTTCATTGGGAGAAAATGAGATTGCAGCAGTAGGAATATCTAATCAATTTTATATGCTATATTACTATACAATTATGGGAATTACTCTAGGAGCAGGAATATTTATGTCACAGTTCTGGGGGAAAAAAGATGTAGCAAGTATTCATAAATTTTTAGGAATATCATTAGTTGTTGGAATGGTAAGCACAATATTTTTTGCAATATTAGCATTTTTCTTTCCAGAGATGATAATGAAAATTTTTATAGATGAAAATATTGTCATAGAACAAGGAGTTGCATATTTAAAAATGGTGGCTCTAAGTTATATTTTTACTACTATATCTCTTGCTTATGCAGCAGCTTTAAGAAGTATTGGACAGACTAAAATTCCTATGTATGGAAGTTTAGTGGGACTTGTATTTAATGGAATATTAAACTATATCTTTATTTTTGGTAAGTTTGGAGCTCCTGTTATGGGAGTTGCTGGAGCTGCTTTAGGGACAACTGTTTCAAGATTTATGGAGTTAGCTTTTATTCTATTTATTATTTATAAAAATAAAAATGTTGTAGCAGGAAAAATTTCACAACTTCTTGACTTTAATTTTAATCTTGTAAAAAGATATTTTATTACTGCTACTCCTGTAGTTTTTAATGATGTTATGTGGATAGCAGGGATTACAGCATATTTTATAGCTTATTCAAAATTAGGAATAAATGCCACTGCTACAATGCAGATAGCTAATACAATTAATAATGTTTTTAATATTTTTGGAATAGGAATAGCATCAGCATCAGCTATTTTAATAGGAAATAAGATAGGTGCAGGAAAAGAGGAAGATGCCAAAGAAGATGCAATTAAAATATCAGTTTTTGGAGTATTGATAGGAATTATTATAGGAATATTCTTTTTCTTCTTGTCTCCTTTTATAGCTATGCTATTTAAAATAACTCCTGAAACATATAATAATGTAATTTTTGTTTTAAGAGTAATGGCTATTGTTTTGCCATTAAGATTTTTTGGAATTACTCAAATTATAGGGGTATTACGTGGTGGTGGAGATGTAATGTATGCAATAATCACAGAACTTGTAGCAGTATGGCTAATTGGAGTTCCTCTTTCATTTATAGGAGCAGTATATTTTAAACTTCCAATAACAATAGTGTATATTTTAGTTTGTTTAGAAGAACCATTTAAAGCTATTGCTACTTATCCTAGATTACGTTCAGGTAAATGGATTAAAAATTTAGTTAAGAATTAAAAAAATGAGCTTCAGGGCTCATTTTTTTATAATTCTTTAAATAAGAGATTATTTAAGATATCTGTGGGATTTGCATTTCTATATTTTTCTCTCAATTTTTTTTCTTTTTCAAGTTTTTCAAGAGTTTCTTTATCAGTTACAACATTTTTCTTTTTTTCAGGATATTTTTCTATTTTATATCCAGTAACTATTTTACTATCAATATCAAAATAGATCTCTAAAAAAGTTTCCTTAATTGCTTTTTGACTATAAACTATCTCAACAGGAAGCAAGGATTTTAAGATCTTTTTATTTTGAATACTATTTTTAGTGTAATAAGTTCCCTTGTGGTAAACATAAGTATAAGGACTTTCTTTTCTTGAAGCTATAAAATATGGCTTTCCAAAGATATCTATAATATCATTTTCAGTTGTTTTATTAACAGATATTAATGGAGATATAGAATTTTTTAATTCATTATTTAGTTTTAAAGTTTTTAATGATGTGCAGCTAGAAAATATGATTAGCAATATTAAAAAATAGTATTTTTTCAAGCTATCTCTCCTTTCGTTTTTTAAGATATAGTATATCATAAAAAAAGTTAGAAAAAAATATTTAATTATAGGTAAATAAAAAAGTTACCTCCTAAGAAGTAACTTTTTAAATATAAAATTAAACTTTGATTCTATTTGTTTTTATCTGCTATAATAGCTCCAGCAGCAGCACCAACTCCAGCACCAACTATAGTACCAGTATTTCCACCAATAAGATGTCCAGCTACAGCTCCAGCAGCAGTTCCAGCAGCGATATGTTTTTCAGTACGAGTACATCCAGCAAAAGCAAGTACAGAAATAGCTAAAATTATAAATAATTTTTTCATATAAATTACCTCCTGTTTACAGTATAAGAGTCTCTTTAATAGAAGTATACAACAAAAAATAGAAATTTCCTAGAGTTTTATAATAATATATTTTTTATTTTTATAATTTACAATCTCTTGAGCTTTTTTATTGATCTTTCCAAATTTTCTATGAGTATATTTTCTAGCATGTTTAGGTGGGTAATCTTCAAAAGTTCTTGATCCCATAAGAGCTATAGTATATTCTAATTCAGCTTTATCAGGAGTAACAAGATAATCTTCTCCAGCAAAAGAGAATAAAATTCCTGGATACATATGATCTCCTTTTATCTGTTTAAAGTTAAAAGGTTTACCTAACTTTTCAACTAAATATTGTCCTAAAGCATTTATTCTATCTAACATCTATCTTTTCACCTTTTTCTTTTTTGTTGTAGTTTTTCTTTTTGTTTTATTTTCAGGTACTGTTTTTCTTTTTAAAAGTTCTCTTTTTTCAATAGTTTTTTTCTTAGCAACTGAATAACCAAAGCTTCCAATAGCTTCTTTTGGCATTGGGAAATATTCTCCATGAGAATAAGCAATAAGGTTAGCCCATTCAAAATGGATTTTTTCATTTTCATCTAATAATCTTGAATCAATATGTGAGCATAGAACCTCAGCTAAAAAAAGATCATGAGTTCCAAGAGGGATAATTTGTTTTACTTTACACTCAATATTTACAGGACACTCTTCAATATATGAAGATTTTACCTCTTTCCCATCTTTTAAAGTGAATCCCATCTCTTTAATTTTATCATTTGTTCTACCTGAACGAACTCCACAATAGTCAGTTTCTCTAGTTAGTCTTCTTGTAGGAAGATTAACAGTAAATTCCATAGTTTCTTTTATATATTCATAAGATAATCTTTCAGGTCTAATAGATATTGAAAGCATAGGAGGTTTTGTACAAATAGTTCCTGTCCAAGCAACTGTAAAAACATTATCTTTTCCCTCTGAATTTTTACTTGTTATTAAAACAACAGGAACAGGATTTAAGACAACACTTCCCTTAAAAAGTTTTTTTTCCATATTTATTCCTTTCATCAGTTATAATTTACTTATGAAATTATATCATTTTTTCTAAATATGTACAATTATTAAGTGTGGAAATTGTTGCTTATAAAAAGAGCTTATGATATACTAAAATTATAAAGTTGGGTAAAAGGTGAAACTTATGAATAATTATGTTATTTTGAAAGGAAAAAAGGATAGGCTGGTAATACATCTAAATTCAGAGGTAGACTTTTTAACTCTTAGGGATAGCTTAGTTGAAAAGATACAAGAGGCTAAAAATTTTATTGGAAGTGTTCACTTAGCAATAGAATTTTCTAATAGAGTTTTAACTGAATTAGAGGAAAATGTTCTTATTGATTTGATTAAATTAAATAGTGATATAAATATTACCTATGTCTTTTCTGAAAGTGGTTCAGGAATAAATAAAAAAGAGAAGATAAAGTTTTTTAAAGCAGTAACTGAAGAGGGACCAACTAAATTTTTTAGAGGAACTCTTAGATCAGGAAGTAAAATAGAATATGATGGAAATATAGTTGTTATTGGAGATGTAAATCCAGGAGCTATGTTGAGGGCAAAGGGAAATATAATAGTACTAGGACATCTAAATGGAGCTGTTTATGCAGGACTAGATGATGATAAAGATGCTTTTATAGGTGCTAACTATATGAATCCAATTCAACTTGTAATAGGTAGTACAATAGCTAAACCTATGCAAAAAGAGATATTAGATACAAATAAGGTAGATAGAAAAGGAGGCTTCAAGATAGCCTACATAAAAAATAGTGAGATATTAATAGAAGATTTTAGTGCACGTTCATATAATGAATAACTAAAACTTTAAGTTAGGAGTGATAAAAATGGCAAAGGTGTATGTAGTGACATCAGGAAAAGGTGGAGTAGGAAAAACTACTACTACTGCTAATCTTGGAGCTGGGTTAGCTTTAAAGGGGAATAAAGTTCTTTTAATAGATACAGATATTGGATTAAGAAACCTTGATGTAGTAATTGGATTAGAAAATAGAATTGTCTATGATCTAGTTGATGTAATAGAGGGAAAATGTAGAATTGCACAAGCTTTAATAAAAGATAAAAGATGTTCAAATCTATGTTTATTACCAGCTGCTCAAATTAGAGATAAAAATGATATCAATGGAGATCAAATGAAAACTCTTATTGATGCTTTGAGAAATGATTTTGATTATATTATAATTGATTGTCCAGCAGGAATAGAGCAAGGATTTAAAAATGCAATAGCTGCAGCAGATGAGGCAATAGTAGTTACAACTCCAGAAATTTCAGCTACAAGAGATGCTGATAGAATAATAGGGCTTTTAGAGGCTAATGAAATAAGAAACCCAAAACTTATTGTAAATCGTATAAAAATGGATATGGTAAAAGCAGGAAATATGTTAAGTGTAGAAGATATTCTTGATATACTTGCAATTAAATTATTAGGAGTAGTTCCTGATGATGAGAATATTGTTATCTCTACAAATAAAGGAGAACCTTTAGTATATAAAGGTGAGTGTCTAGCAGCTGATGCTTATAGAAATATAGTAGAGAGAATGGAAGGAAAGGATGTTCCATTTTTAAATCTAGATGTAAAACTTGGGTTTTTTGAAAAATTAAAAATGGTTTTTGGAAAGTAGGTAGAAGGAATGGGAATTTTTGATTTTTTTAAGAAAGAGGATAACAGCTCTAAAAATATTGCTAAAGATAGACTGAAATTTGTTTTAATTCATGATAGAGCTATGCTACCAGCAAGTGTCTTAGAAGAGATGAAAGATGAGATAATAGCAGTTATATCTAAATATGTGGATATTGATAAAGAGGCTCTTAATATAGAGGTAACTGAAAACCCAGAAAATAAAAGAAGTACAGCTTTAATAGCTAATATTCCACTAGTGGCTAAAAAAGAGAAAAATAGTTAAAAAAGAAAGAGATAGTTTTGCTAACTACCTCTTTTTAAGTATATAAACTATAATATATTTTTTCTTTTCTTAATATCAGCTAAAATGGAATTTGGAGAAGAATATTAGAGAGAGTTACGAAATCTGACGCTAAAAATTCCGACGTGTTTGAGACGAAGTCGAGTTTCGGAATTTTAGTCAGATGAGTATTACTCTCTCTTTATTCTTTGACATGGAATTTAGCTGATATTTAAAATATAAGTTTTGATAACTTAACTTGACTAATAATCGCTAAATGCAAAGGTACTTTGTCAAAACCTAACAATACACAAGAAAAAATGAACTTAGTTAGATATATTATAATTTTTATCCTTTTATAGTCTTATCATTAGATTGTAAAAACTCTAAATATTCCTCTTTAGTCATAGCTGGTTTAAAGTTAGCTAAAATCTCTTTTCCAATTTTTGCATTATCAAAAAGCAGATCTACAACAGTTAGAGCTAAAGATTTAGCAGGAGCAAGATAAGCAAACTCTTCATCTGTAATAGAATAGTTTCTAGTGTGCAGAGCTCCTGTCACTCCACCAAACATAGGATGTAAAGTAGGAATAATATGTGACACATCTCCAAAATCAAATGATCCTGTAAAATCTCCACCTTCTATAATTTCATCATCTTTAATTCCTATAAAATTTATATTTTCTCTTAAAACTTTCTCCATTGAATCATGCCTTAAAATAGGAAGATACCCTGGAAGTTCTTTAATCTCAATTTCAGCACCAACAGCCATAGCACCAGCCATTAAAGCACGATTAACTTTTTTATTAGCATCTATAAGACTTTCAATAGTTCTAGCTCTAACATAAGCTTCCATTCTAACATCAGCAGGGACAACATTAACTATATCTCCACCCTTAGTTATAATTGGATGAAATCTAACTTTATCAGCTTCTTTGAAAGTTTCTCTTTGAGCATGTACATTATTTATAGCTAACATAGCAGCATTTAAAGCATTAATACCCTCATAAGGAGCAGAACCAGCATGAGCTTCTTTACCAATAAATTTAACTTCCTTACCAATGAAACCATTACTTACAGGACCAACTAAAACTTTTTTATCTCCAGTGTCAAGAGCATGGAACATAAGACTCATATCTACATCATCAAATGCCCCTTTTCTAATAAGTTCCTGTTTACCACCAAAATATTTAATTTTTCCCTCTTCTTTTAGTTTACTTCTATAAGCAAGTTCAATAAACTCTTCAGCAGGTGTGGCAATAAAATCAATCTTTCCATCTAGCTCTTTAAAGACACCAGACTTAATAAGTCCAATAGCAACTCCTAACATCCCAGCAATTTGAATATTATGTCCACAAGTATGAGAAGCTCCTATTGAGTTAGCATCACAATGTTCAGCACAAGATATACCATCAAGTTCTCCTAAAATAGCAACTTTAGGACCAGTTTTATCTTCATTTATTCTTGCACGACAACCTGTGTAAGCTATATTTTCTTCAATATTCTCAATATTTAATTCATTTTTAAAAAATTCAACAACAGATTTAGTAGTTTCAAACTCTTTATAACCAAATTCAGGGTTGTTATAAATTTTTCTTCCAATATTGATTATAATATCTTTGTTCTCTTCAATAGCTCTGATAACTCTTTCCTTTAATTGATTCTTATCCAATTAAATCATCTCCTATTTTAGATATTTTATAATATAGTTTAAAATTGCTTCAGTAGTTTTTAAAAGATCTTCAATAACTAGATACTCTTCAACAGTATGTACTTTATACATTCCTACTCCAACAATAATAGAGTTAAACCCTTCTTTAGCTAAAATATTACTGTCAGATCCGCCACCAATAACTTTTAATTCACTTTCTACTCCTATTTCTTCATATACCTTAGCAAACTCCTTACCGAATTTAAGATCATCTTTAGGTTTTAAAATAGGATAGTTGTATGAAAGTTCTAAAGTATACTCACCATTAAATTTATCAGCTACATTTTTAGCAATATTTTCATATTCATCAATTATATTTTCAAGAGTTTCTTCTGAATGGCTTCTTACCTCTCCATGAAAGGAGCAGTAGTCAGGAACTACATTTGTAGGAAATTGTGAAGTTATACTTCCAATATTTGAAGTTGTAAGTTCATTAATACGTCCTATTTTCATTTTAGCAATAGCAGTAGCTGCCATAGAGATAGCATTGATTCCCTTTTCAGGCTCAATACCAGCATGAGCTTTTTTACCTCTAAAAGTGAAGGTAAAATTATATTGACAAGGAGCTGAATGGGCTATGATACCAGCTCTTCCAGCATTATCAAGAACTATCATATTAGTAGCAGGTCTCATATTTTCAGACACATCTTTCCATTCAATACTTTTTGCCCCAAGCATACCAGCTTCTTCTCCAGGAGTTAAAAGAACATATATATCTTGATGAGAAAGATTATTCTCTTTTAAAATTCTAAGAACTTCAATAATAGATGCAACTCCACCTTTATCATCTCCTCCAAGGGTAGTAGTTCCATCTGTTTTTATAATACCATTTTCTATTATAGGAGAGATATTTTCACAAGGTTCTATAACGTCCATATGAGCACATAAAGTTACTCCTTCACCTACTAAATCCCCTTTAAATTTAGCAAAAATTGTAGGAGCATCCCCATTATATTTTGTATAGCCATTATCAAGATAGATCTCTCCACCAAGTTCTTTTAGAGTTTCTATTAAATAATTAGCAAACTTTCCCTCTTTTTTAGATGGAGAATAAATTTTTACCATTTCAATAAAATTATTAATAATTCTTTCTCTATTAATCATAATTCCTCCAATAGTTTTATTTATAGTTAAGCAAATTATAATTTATCTAACTAAGCTCAGTTATCTAGCACATCATTAGGTTTTGACAAAGTACCTTTGTTATTTGCAGTTATTAGTCAATTTTAGTTATCTCTATTTCCTTTTTTAACATCAAGTTGTCTCCATGTCAGTGAATAAAGAATCCCTATGGCTCATTCCGTTGTATGGGTCTCGCAGGAGTTCCACTCCTGCATCTCAAAAATAGTAGTCGCTAAAGCTTCTCTATTTTTGGAACTCGCTACGCCTCAAACACGTTGCATTTTCTTAACTGCATTTCGCTGAGGGCTTCTAATATTCACTTCCAAATTACGTCAACTTGATGTTAGGAATAATATATTTTTATTTTAATTATTAGAATGATAAAATACAAATTTTTCTATTAGATCAGCAATTCCACCATCATTGTTAGATTTTACAATAAAATCAACTTGTTCTTTTATTTCAGGTTGAGCATTTTCAACAGCCACAGAAGTTCCAGCAGCTTTTAACATAGGAAGATCATTAAAAGAATCACCAACAGCTATAACTTCTTTAATAGGAATATTAAGTTTTTCAGCTAATTTTTTAACAGCTACCCCCTTATCAATTCCAAGTTTAGTTACTTCAAGGAAGAAAGGCTTAGAAATAGCAATACTATATTTATCCCCATACTCTTTTTTTAATTCAACTTCAACTTTTTTTAGATAGCTAGGTTCAGCTAAAAGCATACATTTAACAGCCCCTCTATCTACATATTCTTTAAAACTTTTTACTACTCTATGATTCATCTTAGTTAAATTAACTTCTACATCTATATACTCACTTTCAGTTTCAGAAACTACTTCATCATTGATATAAGTTAAAATATGAGTATTATATTTTTTACTAAAGTCATACATCAAGTGCAGATCCTCTTTTTCAAGAGATGCTTCAAAGATATTTTCATTAGTTTTACAATTAGTAATAATAGAACCATTGAAAGATAAAATATATTCATCAAATTTCTCAGCTTCAATCTCCTTTGCAAGATCTCTCATAGCAAAAGTAGGTCTTCCAGAACAAAGAATAAATTTTATTCCAGCTTCTTGAGCTTTCATAATAGCTTTTAAATCAACAGGTGATATTTTTTTCTCAGAGTTTAGAAGAGTATCATCTAAATCTGTAACAATCATCTTATATTTCATAACAACCCCCAGAACAGATATTTTCTTTCAATTATATCAAATAGTAAAACTATTTTACAATAGGTCTTCTTGCTAAAAATATAAGGGGAATAAGTAGTAAAATCATAATTCCACTACCAATAATAATATCATTTACTCCCATTAATGCAGATTGTTGAGTTATAAGTTCATTTATCATCTCTAATTTCATATGTAGAGGAGATGAAAAATGGTTGATATAACTTTGAAAGTTAGGGTTTCCAACATTGATAGCTGAAACAATATCTTGATGATGCGTAGAGATTCTGTTATTCCAATAGTTTATTGCAAGAGATGTACCGAAACTATTCCCTATATTTCTAGTAAAATTATATAGTCCTGATGCCCCTGCTAACTCTTCTGGGGGAATATCTGAAAGGGTAATTGTATTTAGAGGAATAAAGAAAATTCCCAATCCTATTCCTGTTAAAAAACGAGAGCCTGCAATGTAACTTGCTGTTATATCTGGTGGGTAGTTTCCAGTTAAAATAGCTGTGATACTAAAAAGTACAAAACCAAATACAACAACTTTTCTAGCATCTAAATTATTTAAAATACTTCCTAAAATAGGAGCAGTAAAAAGAATAGAAAGCCCCAATGTAGAGGTAGCTATACCACTATCTAAAGCTGTGTATCCCATATAGTTTTGTAACCATAGGGGAATAACTACAACTGAAGCAAAAAAGGCAATAGATGCTACTGTTATGCTCAATGCCCCTATACTAAAGTTTTTATTTAGAAAGAGTTTAACATTTACTACTGGAGTAGGGTGATACCACTCCCAAATAACTAATATAGTTAAAAATATAAAGGCGATTAATGCTAAACTTATAATAAATGGACTTTGGAACCAGTCTAAATCGTTTCCTTTATCTAACATTATTTGTAGAGCAGATATTCCAATAGCTAAAAAGATAAGTCCCCATTTATCAACAGGAACTTTTTCTATCTTATCTTTGTAACCTTTTTTTCTAAAAATAAAGTGAACTATATATGTAGATAAGATACCAAAGGGAACATTTATATAGAAACACCATCTCCAAGAGAATGAATCTGTTATCCAACCACCTATTACAGGTCCGAGAACAGGAGCAAGAACAATTGTCATAGACCATATACCTAGAGCCATAGCTTTTTTCTCTTTTGGATAGAAACTTAGCATAAGTGTTTGTGATAATGGAATCATACTAGCTCCCACTATTCCTTGAAGAACTCTAGCAAAAAGCAGAAAGCCAAAAGAAAAACTTACACCACAGAGAACGCTTGCTCCAGTGAAGAAAAGAGTGGCAAGGGTATATTGCCTTACAATGCCAAATCGTTTAGTTAACCAACCGATTAAAGGTAAAAATATAGCTTCAGAAACTGCATATGATGTAATAACCCAAGTTCCTTGGGTAGGAGCAACAGCAAAATCTCCAGCTATATGGGTTAAAGATACATTTACAATAGTACTATCTAAAACATTCATAAAAGAACCTATTGATAGTGCCAGTGTAGCAGATATAATTTCAAAAGGAATACTCATAAAAATCACCAGCTTTATTGGATATTATTTTTTATAATATTATTAACCTGTTCATCTATTGTTGCTTCATCAATAGAGTATAGAGATGAAGTTTTTTCTTGAAAAGGAACTATTTTATCACTATTTTTTTCTAAATATACAGTAGCTTTCATAGAACTACCAATAGGAATTATTCCATTTTCTTTAATACTATCACTATCAATGTGAACTCTCACAGGGACTCTCTGAACAATCTTTATCCAGTTACCAGTGGCATTTTGTGCTGGTAAAAGAGATAGAGAACTACCTGTTCCAGCTGATATTCCTTGAACATAACCACTGTATTTTTTCTTGTTAACATCACTTACAAGAGTAACTTTATTTCCAACTTTAACATTTTTCATCTGAGTCTCTTTTAAGTTTACATCAGCCCAAGTATTTTCAAGATTTATTATTGTTAGAAGCTCTTGAGAAGGAGCAACTTCTTGTCCTAAAAATATAGCCTTTTTAGCTACAACTCCAGAAACTGGAGCATAAATTTTAGTTCTCTCTAAATCTACATAGGCTTTTTTATATGCAGTAATAGCTTGTTGAACATCAGGATGAGTCATGATAGATGTACTACTAACTTGAGTTATAGCATTATCTAAAGCTGAGTTACTTTGTTCTAAAGAGGCAATAGCTATATTTAAATTATCTTTAGCAGTAAGAAATTCATGTTTACTAGCAAGTCCAGCTTCATAGGAATTTTTTGCTATTTGATAATCTGTCTTTGCCTTTTTTAATCTGTTCTCTTTAGCAATTACATCTTTTTGAAGTTGAGCAACTTGAGAGTTAAGAGATGAATAATAACGTATAGCTTTTCCTAGAGATGCAGTGGCATTTTCTAGTGCTAATCTATAATCAATATCATCAACAGTAGCTAGTAAATCTCCTTTATTGACATATTGAGTGTCTTCAACCATAAGTTTATTAATTGTACCACTAACTTGAGAGGTAATAATATTTTGAGAACCATTTACATAGGCATCATCAGTATCTTCAATAGTTCTTCCATATAGT
This region of Fusobacterium varium genomic DNA includes:
- a CDS encoding HAD family phosphatase; the encoded protein is MKYKMIVTDLDDTLLNSEKKISPVDLKAIMKAQEAGIKFILCSGRPTFAMRDLAKEIEAEKFDEYILSFNGSIITNCKTNENIFEASLEKEDLHLMYDFSKKYNTHILTYINDEVVSETESEYIDVEVNLTKMNHRVVKSFKEYVDRGAVKCMLLAEPSYLKKVEVELKKEYGDKYSIAISKPFFLEVTKLGIDKGVAVKKLAEKLNIPIKEVIAVGDSFNDLPMLKAAGTSVAVENAQPEIKEQVDFIVKSNNDGGIADLIEKFVFYHSNN
- a CDS encoding DHA2 family efflux MFS transporter permease subunit, with product MSIPFEIISATLALSIGSFMNVLDSTIVNVSLTHIAGDFAVAPTQGTWVITSYAVSEAIFLPLIGWLTKRFGIVRQYTLATLFFTGASVLCGVSFSFGFLLFARVLQGIVGASMIPLSQTLMLSFYPKEKKAMALGIWSMTIVLAPVLGPVIGGWITDSFSWRWCFYINVPFGILSTYIVHFIFRKKGYKDKIEKVPVDKWGLIFLAIGISALQIMLDKGNDLDWFQSPFIISLALIAFIFLTILVIWEWYHPTPVVNVKLFLNKNFSIGALSITVASIAFFASVVVIPLWLQNYMGYTALDSGIATSTLGLSILFTAPILGSILNNLDARKVVVFGFVLFSITAILTGNYPPDITASYIAGSRFLTGIGLGIFFIPLNTITLSDIPPEELAGASGLYNFTRNIGNSFGTSLAINYWNNRISTHHQDIVSAINVGNPNFQSYINHFSSPLHMKLEMINELITQQSALMGVNDIIIGSGIMILLLIPLIFLARRPIVK
- a CDS encoding HlyD family secretion protein — protein: MIMEEIKKIENSNENNETKNSNKKIALKKILTFIICLVVIGVIFILYWALYGRTIEDTDDAYVNGSQNIITSQVSGTINKLMVEDTQYVNKGDLLATVDDIDYRLALENATASLGKAIRYYSSLNSQVAQLQKDVIAKENRLKKAKTDYQIAKNSYEAGLASKHEFLTAKDNLNIAIASLEQSNSALDNAITQVSSTSIMTHPDVQQAITAYKKAYVDLERTKIYAPVSGVVAKKAIFLGQEVAPSQELLTIINLENTWADVNLKETQMKNVKVGNKVTLVSDVNKKKYSGYVQGISAGTGSSLSLLPAQNATGNWIKIVQRVPVRVHIDSDSIKENGIIPIGSSMKATVYLEKNSDKIVPFQEKTSSLYSIDEATIDEQVNNIIKNNIQ